AAATCCACCAAATCACTCGATAAACGGCTTCTTCTGGCCACCAACCATACACAGGCCCAGGGCTCGTAGCGAGTCTCGATCGTTGGCTAGGACGATTGAGTGGGCTGGAAGCATGGGGTTGTTCGGGTCGACATGCGAGGCCTCTCTGGCGGCGATTTCGATGGCGTCCATTTCCTCCTTGCAGCCTTGCTGATCCAGCGGGCAGATCACGATGGGTTGTCGTATTTGGAGGTCCCTGGCCCCACTCAGTTGTACCTACGCGGAGCTATGTAAGTGATGGTTCTCTGTGACGAAAGGCAGAGGCAAACGTAGAACAAAAAAGGGCCATaccttgatgttgagatAAAACTCAATCTTGTAAAGTGTTGATGAGGTGGTAAATGAGACAACTTCGTACTGGGGAAAAGCCGGCTTGCCCCTCCTGATGATGCCGTCGGGGTCTCTCAGATCTTTTGAGGGGAAAACTAGGCCAATATTGGTTGCGTATCCGGCCTCTGGTAACTTTGTCTTGACAACCTGGACTTGCTTCGCTAGCTTATTGACCTTTTTGGTCGGTTCGTCGCCCTCCGGGTTGAAAGTAATTTCCTCCTCTATGCCCAGCGTGATCTTGTCTATCGTGACCTTCTGGGCCTTTTTCCACCAGTCGGGGTTGGGAGATATCTTGATGTATACGGTAATGGGATCGTTGGGGCCGTAGCTCCAGCGCGGTAGGTTGATGCCGAGGTTGACGAGGTTGTCGCTCGCAATCATCTTCGTTTCAGGCTTGTTGTACATGCCAAAGGTGGACAGGGTGTCGTATCGGAGGAGAGGGAGCGGAAAGCTGTATCTGTATTGGTTGCTGTGGCCTTGCTGGACTGTCACCACAAGCTCGTAGTACGTCTCAGCGATCCTACTAGGGAGCTGCAGGGACGCGGGCGGTATTCTTCGGTTGGTCTCTTCTCCGCCCCGGCCgaaggggatgaagatgacaaaggGTAGGTCCATGGAGATGACGTTCTCGGCGTCCTTGCCCGATGAGCATCTAAATAGCAGCACCTCCTTGCCGACGACATCCGTCGTCTCTTTTCGGGGGGCGCCGAGATGTCGCTTGGTGAGGCTATCGGCGTCGGGGTGGATGGTCTCGCGCTTCTGTAGGCTTATCCGTACTAAAGACACGGGCACGGGCATGGAGTAGCCATGGCCCGGTCGAATCTCAACCTTGCCCTCTATCCGTGGCTATAGAATGGTTAGCTGTCAGCACAAGCTTGTCTTGACGCCGAGTCTCTTGGTCGCATCCCCCGGACCAGAGACGGAGCTGGCGAGGGGAGGTATGGCAGGCTACAGCCAACGTACCAGAGTCGCAGAGATGCCCGGATATCCCACGAGAAAGCTCCTGTTTGGAGGGCCCGAAACCCGGACACTGGCTGGCGTGGTCGCCATGCTATCGCGGTAACTCGTGGTCGTCGCAGTTGTCGCAGGATTACGAATGCGCGGAGGGTGGCGGAGACGTCAGCGGCAGAGCTGGAGATCGGTGCTTGGATGTCAGGAGAGCGTCGAGGCAGCGGTCGTGGAGTCGCGGGCTCGGAGCCGTGGGAGTTTGTTGTGTTTGGATCCCCCAAGCCTGGGCCGACAGCAGATGACCAGCAGGCATAGGCCTCTTCGGTGAGCAGCCGTCACGATACCAGACCGCACAAGAACAGAGACGCAGGCACAGACGCAGAcacaggaagaagaagaacaggcGGGTCGATGCCAAGGTGGGGTTGGCACGCTGCGGATGGGTGGGTTTCTGGTTCACAGGGCTCGTGCCAGCGGGATCGGATCGCCTAGACCGGGTCGCATTCGCTTTCAGCAGGGCTCAGCAATCGAGAGCAGcgtcagcatcagcctcggCGCGCTGGCGCTGCAGGTGTCGAGATTGTCGCAAAGGGACGGTTGGAAGGCGAGTTTGACaggaggagaggcagcagcagcggcgcctTTTGGGGGGTGGTTTAGGTAAGGCGGCTCGAGCAATGGCGACCCTCGTCGACAGCTGAAATCGGGGACTGGCCGCAAGATGCATTAGCTTCTGTGGAGCTGCAGCGGctctgctggtgctgggaggacgagacgagacaaggcGCCGGGTCGCTAAGCTGAGAGGGacgggatgggatgggatgggagcACCTACAGGATAGTATAGTACCAGGTACTTGGGAGGATTCGGGGATGCGATAGGATAGATTGGACAGCAGAAATTGGATTGTGCGCCGGTTTGAGGCAGGTTGGTGAGATTGCTCGAGAACAGCAGCGGGGGGGCTTGTGGCGCCGGACCCGGTTGAGATGACGCCTGCGCCTCTGAGGACAGGAAGCTTGAGCTTACTGATGGAGCTAATTATGtccaggaggagcagcagcagtagcttGTCAAGGCGGAAACGGGGGCCAGAAAAATAGAGCGAGTGAGTTAATGAGTGAGCGTGAGAGGTAatagaagggaaaagaagtaaaatgagctgagctgagcaaagctgagcaagcaaagcaaagcagaaaACGAGCGACACGGCACAGAACAAGGCCGGTAAAGCACATGCACACAGGGCGAGCTCGTTATAATAATAAGCTTCAAAGCGTGatctctgtctgtctctctgtctcaCCTCCTTTCCCGCCGCTGTCGCCGAGGAAAAATCCGAGATGCTCGCTGGTTTCAGCTCCGAGGCAAGGAAACAAAATAGGATTGCGATTTGGGTGTGCGGCCCGGCAAGGCGTGGGTGTCGACAATCTACGTTCATATGTAGGCCGTTCCATTAATATCTTACTTACTTAGCCCACAGCCCTGTTGCGTTGCTGGCGCTATGGCTGAGGCTCCATCTGGCCCATTTCATGGATACGGCAAAGTACCCCGCGATTAACTCCGTCCAAGTCTGGATTCAGCCTGTTCCTGTTGCCGTAGGGCAGAGGCACGCTGTGTGTGTGGTTCGAGAAATCATGATGTGGTCCATGACATGCACGGTACGTGTATTCTGCACGCAGGTGAGGTGAGGCGACGTAAGGTGAGATGGCCGCGACCCTTTCAGCCGCATGCACGTGCTTGACTACAACTCCTGACACTCTTATATTTATAAGAAATGTAATAATCAGATTAAAAATTGCAAGAATAAGCAGATTAACCTTTGCGAGCAAATTGAACGAGTACCTAACACATTCTAATCGCGTGCTGTTTCTAGCCGCCCTCGTACCGGTGTCGTATGCGATTTAGCTCGTAACTGTGCCTGTACCTCGTACATGTCCGGCTTATTTGCAGCGCCAGGTCTCTCTACCATTCCCCGTACGGAGTAAAATGGACCTGTAATAATATCATCACCGTGCCTGTCGTTCGTTGGCCCATTCGACTGCGTCACCGTCCGGGCATCTTTGTCCCCTTGCCAGTTCTTACCGCGGCGACAGGGGGAGCGGCAAGGCTTTTTTGGCGAGCTCCATAAtgggagcaggaggagagATTCCAGGgtctgcatttgcatttggATTGGGAGCGCTTTGATTCCTCATAAAACCGGTAATGTCTTGTATGTCACATTGCACGTGTATGCATATATGCGCATACTGTATCCGGAAATGGACTCGATGGACGAGATAGGCAAAGGATAGTCTGGATGATCGCTGTGGCTTTGACGTCGATTGAGTTAAAGATAGGTACCCAAGCTTAGTTGGTGTTTGTTTGGTTCCCGGTAAGGGTCCCTAGCAGCGCAAAGTACTCCATCGGGCTCACTCAGACGTTCTGTATTACAGCCGCAGTCAGCCTCGTCCGATCCAACAATATCCAGGAACAGCAACAAGATGCTCAACACCCGGTCACCGCTGATTACTCAACCGTCATCAGCATTCCTCACTATTCGTCCACTATTCGTCACGTTTTCTgcccctttttcttttcttcgaGAATCCCAACAGGCGAGATTCGGGCCACATCTCACATGCTGCAGTACTATTCCGGCAATGTAACCCCCTCCACCCGAATTCTGTGGTGGAGTGACTTTCATTGTCTTAGCAGTACCGCAAAGAGATAGCGTCCACCCTGGTCCCGATGCGGTTTAGACTGGGCTGAGCTTCAACAGCCGCCTTGAAGCTCTGGCCATCCATAGCAAATCGACTTTTTGTTTCAGCCCGAACAAACATTCACACTCTGGATATTACAGTTGGACACAAATTCTTCAGTCCAGCGACACGATGTCTGTCACGCTTCACACGTCGCTGGGCGACATCAAGATTGAGGTCTTTTGCGAGAGCGTCCCCAAGACAGCCGAGGCATGTTTCCCTCCTCCAAACTTTTCAGATTCCAGGACCGCTGCTAACGAACCGCAATAGAACTTTCTCGCCCTCTGCGCCTCCGGCTACTACGACCAGTCGCCCTTCCACCGTCTAATTCCAAAGTTCATGGTGCAAACAGGAGCTCCCGCCAATCCGACCGCCGAGAACCCGAAGGGCGGACAGTCCATATGGGGCGCCCCTTTCGAAGACGAGATACGACCCGCCCTGAGACACAGCGGCAGGGGCTTCGTTTCCATGGCCAACAAAGGTCCTGGCACAAACGGTTCACAGTTCTTCATCACCTTTGACAAAGCGCCCCATCTGGACGGCTTGAACACCGTGTTTGGCAAAGTTATCGGTGACGAGGGCCTCGTGAcactggccaagatggaggctgtCGAGGTGGACAAGAAGAGTCGTCCAAAGGAGCCGTTTCGCATAGAGAAAGTAACCATACACGCGAACCCGCTGGCTGAATAAGGATGTGAAGAACCCGAGTCTCACAAAAACAATCGAAAAGTAAATCATGTCAAGTGTTGCACAAACACATCTGCGACAAGGATGCTGCCCCTAACGAGCCCCCCTCTTCCGAACCAGACGTATGCCAGCTATACGCTGTTCAGCGCTATTGGATTCTGACCGTTCTTTGACGGCTATAACTCGATTAGCGACTACAGGCTTGTGAAAAGGAGTCACGgtttgatgccgtcaacTATCAAATCTCGAGGGTGGAAAGGAGAAAGTCTACAGCATAcagatggaagaggcggcaTGCACAGTGTTTGACCATTCTCAGGCTCAAGGATTGCTTGATCCAGTCCTTGCCTTGATTTTGCGCTTGGATCGGGTACTATTGGCCTCAGCAAGCCGATTCTAAACCCACAGTTGATCGcaaaatggcatcaacaaAGTTTGGGGGCCGGATGCGGCCTGCGTAGGATGGAGAATGCTCGGCGTTTACCCTCTGAGATGCAAAGCGATTCGTTGCGCATATAGACCAGCAGCGTCTCTGCTCGACGATCCTTACGATCTTGCATTCAATTCGCCGTCATGTAGAATGAGACGATACAGCTTAGACAACTAACGTCGAACCAAACAATTTCGAATATACGCCATAAAGGCTCCCAACAATTCACATGCTCTGACTTTGACCATTGACTGCTTTACCCCTCTTTCTCACCGGTATTCCGGGTTACCTTGCGCGGCTACTCGCTTGCTGATGAGTACGtgatgatgaccttgatGGCCAAGTTACTGATGTTGTTAGTTCATGACATGTGATACACCAGTCTAAAGGCTAAATTAAGTCACGGTCTTTCGCATCTCTAGAGCTTCATATGCCTTTTACGAAGCATTATCTAATGTCATCTTACTGAGTTGATCGGCCAGGAGGCTTTGAATCGTCTTCCACTCTCTTGCTCTCGTGAAAAATCTGCGCGGATAACAACTTCTCTATCCGTTGCTACTCATACGTGGTCTGTTTCACCAAATCGATGAGAATCAAGTTATTCAGTTGTAGAAGCATATTCACTCTTGCCTGTCATGTCGTGGCCCGGCAAAGATGACGTCGACTCTCTTTTCTATCTCCTGCACGATGCGTTCAAGTAGTATAgtagtaattatataaagatCTCTTgttcccccttcttctcaagtTTCCATCCTTCttattctctctcttcttctataCCCAGGAGATAGCTTACAGTCCAATGTGCCGCCCACTTACAGAGGCGGCTCTACCTGTGCGAGGTTTACTACTAGCAGTGGCCTCAACTACTTTTTAGATTATCCTTCGTTTTACCTACACGTTGTGAGTGAGCTCAATGTACATTTGGCTGGCTATTGGCTCTTGACTACTGACCTCTTTGGAGCAGATGGACAACTACAGCAAACTCTGACACTTTTTCTCTCGTAAATCATACATGACGAATCGTTCCATCTCGGAATACCCCCTTACAGTACGGGAATGTTTCATACACATCTTATTACTTTCGTTTTCTCCCCACAATATCCCATCTTGACCCCTCATTACAATCACCAACTGTCACTGTCAGTATGACCAATACACTTCACAGGGTGCTAGAAGAATCACACTGCTAAGGTTGTCATTCCAGTCGGCTCTGGAACGTTCTCCCAGGTCGGTGCAGCCACATACTTCCTTTCGCATTcgtctcctccatctttcaCTCACCGCAACGATCTTACTGCACAAACAAGGCGATCCCTCTTATCCACTGTTTACGAAGGTGGGGTGGAAAGGGACGAGACAGTCATCCAACTTTGTCTCTCTGTGTAAGAACACGGAGCTGTATTACAGCACTCTAACGAAATTCAGTGGAAGAGGCGAGTGCTTAAAAGGATCATTTGAGAAGCACACTATTCTTCAATACTCTGCTTCCATCGGCACTACAATAAATGAGACCAGAAAGAGATCAAACAAGCTTTACTATGCCGTGAGTTATCTCTAGCCATT
The sequence above is drawn from the Trichoderma breve strain T069 chromosome 5, whole genome shotgun sequence genome and encodes:
- a CDS encoding cyclophilin type peptidyl-prolyl cis-trans isomerase/CLD domain-containing protein encodes the protein MSVTLHTSLGDIKIEVFCESVPKTAENFLALCASGYYDQSPFHRLIPKFMVQTGAPANPTAENPKGGQSIWGAPFEDEIRPALRHSGRGFVSMANKGPGTNGSQFFITFDKAPHLDGLNTVFGKVIGDEGLVTLAKMEAVEVDKKSRPKEPFRIEKVTIHANPLAE